Genomic DNA from Haloplanus aerogenes:
AACCACCGCGTCGTCGAGGCCGAATCGGATCAGGGTGTACTCCTGATACTCGGCCTCCTCGCCCTCCAGCAGATCGTGGGTCGTGACCGGCTGTTCTTCGTTCGTACAGTATTTGACAGGGTGGAGACCCTTCTCTAGCCGGTCCCGCTCCCGCAGCGTCTCGTACTGCCACGTGATGAACTTCGAGTAGCGGTCGTCGTTGGTAGTGAACTCGCGGCGCCAGTCGATCGAGAGGCCCAGCGACTTCATCCCCCGCTTGTAGTGTTCCTCGATGAAGTAGCGGGCGTACCCCATCGGCGTCTCCAGATCCTGAAGGGTCTCCTCTGGCACCTCGTAGGTGTCCCGAAGGACCGAGAGCTGTTCTTCCTCGCCTTTCTTCAGGCGCTCGACGGCGCCGATGATCGGCGTGCCGGTGACGTGCCAGGCGATGGGAAAGAGGACGTTGTCCCCCCGCTGTCGGCGGTAGCGGGCGTACACGTCCGGTACCGTGTACGTCCGGGCGTGGCCGATGTGCATCCCGCCGCTCGGGTAGGGGTACGGGACGGTGATGAACGTCACGTCCTCGTCGTCGGACGCTGAGGTGCCGGGATCGGCCTCGTACTGGCCCGTCTCGGCCCAGCGCTCCCGCCAGCGCTCCTCGATGTCCTGCGGGTCGTAGTCCATATCCCGGGACAGGGATTCCCGACCTAAAATAACTCCTATCCCGCCGGCAGAGCCACGATTATCGCCGCTGATCACCGCCGATAAGGGCTCATTATCCACCGACCGCGCCCCGGTAAGGAACCATTATATATGCCTCTCCGGATCTACTTGCCCTGGTGAGCATATCGTGAGGGTATCGTCGCTCGGTCGCCTGATCGGCACGGCCGTCGTCGGTGGGCTCGGCGTCGCGTTGATGGCGGTCTGGTACGCCGAGATCAGTGGCCAGCCGTGGTGGTCCCCGGTTACCGTCGCCCCCTTCGGGCTCGCCGTCCTCCTCCTCGCTGCCGCCGTCTGGCTCTTCCGGAGCGACCTCGACGGCCGGATCGCGCTTCGCGTTCCCCTGACGACCGTCGTCGGCATGCTCGTCTTCGGCTCGTTCGGCGTGTTCGTCGCGTTCGACCTCCTCTCCACCGTGACCGACGTTCGGTCCACGCTGGTCGTGTTGCACTTCGTCAGCGTCGGCGGCGCTGTCGGCGTACTCGTCGGCCTGTTCGCAGCGAAACAGGCGACGACGATCCGGACGCTCCGCACCCGTGAGGTGTCCCTCCGTCGATCCCGCGACGAGTACCAGGACCTCTTCGACGGGATCGGGGATACGGTGCTCGTCCACGACACGGACGGCGTCATCATCGCCGCCAACGACACGGCACACGACCGGTTGGGATACGACGCCGGCCAGCTCGTCGGCCGCCGGATCGATGTGGTCGAAAACGGGAGCGTCGACGAGACGGACGCGGACGATGCCGATTCCGGAGACGAGGCCGACGTGGACGACCGCCCGACCGCCGACCGTCTCGTCTACGAGACGGTCCATACGACTGCCGACGGCGACACGATTCCGGTCGAGGTGAGTGCCACGTTCATCCGTTACGACGGTGCGCCGGCGGTGCTCTCGGTCGCCCGCGACATCGCCCAGCGTCGCGCGTCCGAACGAGAACTGGAACGCAAGCGCGATCAGCTTCGGGCGCTCAACCGCGTCCTCCGCCACGACATCCGCAACGACATGCAGATCGTCCTCGGTCTGGGGCGCCTCCTCCACGACCACGTCGACGACGAGGGCGAGGAGTATCTCCGGACGATCATCGACACCGGCGAACACGTCGTCGAACTCACGCGGAGTTCGCGTGACCTCGCGCGGACGGTCGCCGGCGAGACGGAACTCCCGCTGGAGTCGGTTTCACTGGCCGACACGCTGCAGGCAGAGATCGACCGCCGACAGGAGGCGTTCGGTCACGCCACCATCTCGCTCGAGGGCGACGTTCCGGACGTGAACGTGCAGGCGAACGATCTACTGGCGTCGGTGTTCCGGAACCTGCTGAACAACGCCATCCAGCACAGCGACCGGGACGAACCGGAGGTGGAGGTCACCGCCGACATCACGCGTGGTGACCACACGGCCATCGTTCGCGTCGCCGACAACGGTCCGGGAATCGTCGCCGATCGGCAGGAGACGGTGTTCGGCAAGGGGGAGAAAGGCATCGAGAGCGAAGGGACTGGTCTCGGCCTCTATCTCGTCCAGTCGCTGATCGACCACTACGGGGGCGAGGTGTGGATCGAGGACAACGAGCCACGGGGAACCGTGGTGGTCGTCGAACTACCGATTGCGGAGGAGTAGCGGAACCGGAACGGGAGGGAAAATACAGCAACGCGACAGATCGTGGCGCAGTCGCTTACTCGACGTCGATGTGGCGCACGTCCACGTCGGCTTCGACGGGGATCGACACCGTCAGCACGCCGTTGCGGTAGATCGCGTTTGCGCCTTCACCGTCGACGTCGGCGGGGAGACGGATCGTGCGGCGCATCGTGTGGTGGCGGCGCTCGCGGCGGACGTACGCGTCCTCGTCGACGCTCGACTCCACGTCGGACTCGGCGCGGATCGTCAGGAGGTCGCCGTCGACGGAGATGTCGAAGTCCTCCTTCTCGAAGCCGGGTACGTCGGCCGTCACGACGATCTCGTCGTCGTGGTGCGCGATGTCGACCGCGAAGTCGGCCTCGCCGGACTCGTAGCCGGGCCGGTTGTATCGCCCGAGGACACCCCATCGGTCCTGAGTCATGCGGTCGAAGAGGTCGTCGAAGTCACTGAAGTAGTTGTTCGGTTGCATTGGTAATCGCCACTTCCATAGAGGCTCGCTGAGGAGATAAATAGCGCTGGATCTGAGTTAGCTATTTGCACGGTAGCGGAACCGAGCAACCAGTATTCGGCGATTCAGACGACGTGACGTGTGTCGTAGGACCCGAGGCGACGCACCCAGCCGTCGGCGGCAATCGCCTCTACCTCCTCGACGGCCTCGCGGGCGGGGCGCTCGTAGAGTCCCGCCTCGAAGTCGATGTGGAAGAGATAGTCACCGAGGCGGTCGCCGGTCGGCCGGGATTCCACGCGCGAGAGGTTGATGTCGCGGTCCGCGAACGCCTCCAGCAGTTCCAAGAGGAGGCCGGGGTAGTTCGCGTTCGGGTTGACGATGATCGTCGACTTCCCGCCGGCGTCGGAGCGTTCATCGGCGGGCGAGATGGCGAAGAATCGGGTGGCGTTGGAGTCGCGGTCCTGAATGTCCTCCGCGAGCACCCGGAGGTCGTCGCCCGCGTTGTCCGGGTGGGCGATGGCGGCGACGGACGGGTCTTCGCGGGCGTGTTCGACGCCACGGGCCGTGCTCGCGACGGCTTCCAGCGTCACGTCCGGATATTCGGCTTCGAGGAAGGAGCGACACTGGGCGAGCGCCTGCGAGTGGCTCGCGACCACGTCGAACTCCTCGGACTGGGCGATCAGTGCGTGGCGGATCGGGGTGACGACCTCCTCGACGACGCCCACGTCGTAGTTCGCGAGGGCGTCGAGCGTCTCCGTCACACTCCCCTCGATGCTGTTCTCGATGGGGACGACACCACGGCGATACTCGCCGTTCGCGACCGCCTCGACGATAGTGGTCACGGACTCGCTGAAGGTCACCTCGTCGGCAACCGACCGCGCGGCGCGGTGGGAGTACGTCCCTGCCGGGCCGAGCGTGATGGCTTCCATGCCACCCGGTTGCGCGGAGAGGGGCAAAAGCGCGTCGGGTTACCGGCGGACGGTCGCCGGTCTCACGCGAGTCGGAGGCGGACGTTGAACACGCTCCCCCGTGGCTCGTTGTCGTTGATCCAGACGGCCCCGCCGTAGTGGTCGACGAGCGTGTACACCAGATAGAGGCCGAGGCCAGTCCCCTCGCTGTCGATGCCTTTCTTCCCCTTGCCGAACACCGTCTCCCGCCGGCCGGGGTCGATGCCCGGCCCGTCGTCGGCCACCTGAACCAGCACCCAGCCGTCCTCGACCTCGGCGGACACCTCGACGGTGGGTTCGTCCCGGTCGTGGTGCTGGATGGCGTTGTTCAGCAGGTTCCGGAACACCGACCGGAGCATGTCGTTCGCCGTCACCTCGACCAGCGGGACGTTCCCTCGGGTTCGGATCGTCGCGTCCGGGTAACTGGACGACGCCTCCCGAACCTCGCGGTCGAGGACGAACGACAGGTTCGTCGGTTCGAGGTCGTCGTCCGCCTCCGAGACCAGCGCGTCCATCAACTCGTCCATCAGATCGGTGAGTTCGACGACGTGTTCGACTCGCGTCTTGATCGTCTCCAAGTGCGGTTGCTCCGCGTCGTCCGAGAGGTCGTCCAGCAGGTCGGTCATCCCCTGTACGAGCTGCATATCGTTGCGGATGTCGTGTCTCACGATCCGGTTGAGGAGTTCCAGCCGCTCGTTCTGTTCTTCCAGCACCTGCTGGTACTCCCGCGTCTCGGTCACGTCCTTGATCGCGCCGTCGAGATACGTCTCGCCATCGGTCCCCTCGAAGCGACAGACGGTGATCAGCCCCCAGAACGTGTCGCCGGTCAGCGTCCGAAGGCGGATCTTCTCGGTCACCATGTCCCGTTCGGCCAGCGCGTCGAAAAACGCCCGGAAGTCGTCCGCGTCGTCGTAGATCTCCTCCACGGGCGTCGACAGCAGGTCGACCTTCGCGTCGGCGTCGAACAGGTCGACCATGGTCGGGTTGGCCTCGACGAACGTGCCGTCCCGTTTCGCCCGGAAGATACCCGTCGGGACGTGTTCGACCAGTTCCTCGAACCGGCCGAGTTCGTCCCGGCGGCGCTTGCGCTCGGTCACGTCACGGACGGTCGTCAGCACGCACTCCTCGTCGCCGAGTTCGGCCAGCGACGCGGAGAGTTCCACCCAGAACGGCTCCCCGTCCCGCCGTCGGAGTCGCCACTCGACGGTCGCGCCGTCGTCGCGGGCGGTCGCAACCAGTTCCCGCATCGCCGCGTCCGGCTGCCACCCGTCGCTCAGCAGGTTGCCGACGTGCCGTCCGACGAGGGTGCCGTGGTCGAAGCCGCTCATCGACGCGAACCGATCGTTGGCGTCCCGGACGGTGCCCGTTTCCGGATCGAACACGAGCAATCCGTCCGAGACGTGTTCGAAGAGGGCACGGTATCCCGGTCCGGCGTCGACCGTGGCCCGGTTGTTCACGTTGGGCGTGAGATGGAGGGGAGTATAAACGTACGCCCCCGGTTATCAGTTCGTATAACAGATGTCGACGAAGTTGCGGAGGATCGTCAGTCCCGTCTCGCCGCTCTTCTCGGGGTGGAACTGCGTGCCGAACACGAGGCCATCCTCACTCGCGATAACGGCGGGGAAAGTGCGGCCGTGGTCGGCCGTGGCGACGACCGCCTCGTCGTCGTCGGGGACGGCGTAGTAGGAGTGAACGAAGTAGGCGTACTCGCCGTCGACGGAGCCACCGCTCCCGTCCTCGCGCTCCGGTGCCGCCGCCGGGTCGACGCCCGAGACGAGCGGGTGTTCCCGCTCGACGGCCAACTGGTTCCAGCCCATGTGCGGCACTTTCTGCCCCTCGTCGAAGCGGACGTTCCGGCCGGGGACGAAATCGAGGCCGACGACTTCGCCCTCGCCAGCGTGGTCGGCCTCCTCGCTCGACGTGAGGAGCATCTGCATTCCGAGACAGATGCCGAAAACTGGCTGACCGCGGTCGACTGCCTCCGCGAGGGCCTCGCGGTACGGGCCGGCGTTCTCCATCCCTTCGCGGAACGCGCCGACGCCCGGGAGGACGATGCCGTCGGCGGCGGCGAAGTCGGCCGGGTCGTCCGTGATCGTCACGCTCGCGCCGGCGCGTTCGAGGCCGCGCGTGGCCGATCGGAGGTTACCGAGGCCGTAATCGACGATGACCACGTCCGCCAGCGCCTCCGATGGCGGTTGGGACAGGCTCATACGTGTAGTCGGACGGCGGGGTGCAAGTGGTTTTCCGTTGCAGTCAATAGTCGCCGAGTCGCGACTGTCCGCCGCCGTCCGCCGAGGCGCCTCCCAGATCGGCCGCCTTCGCTATCGCGTCCTCGAACCCATCGCGCTGACTCCGGTCGTACAGCGTCGCCGCCGGGTGGACACAGATCAGAACGCGCCGCGACTCGCCGCCGAGGCGGGCGTCGACGACCGATCCGGCTTCCTTCGTGACCGCCACCGACCGATCCAGCAGGCGTTCGCCCGGCACCTTTCCGAGTGTGACGATCAGATCCGGATCGACGTGGGCGATTTCGGCCTCCAGAAACTCGGCACAGTTGTCGAGTTCGTCGGCGTGCGGGTCGCGGTTCTCCGGCGGCCGACACCGCACGCAGTTGGTGATGCGAACGTCCGCGCGGGCGAGGCCAGCGTCCCGCAAGGCATCGTCCAGCACCGACCCCGACCGTCCCACGAACGGTTCGCCCTCCTCGTCCTCCTG
This window encodes:
- the hisH gene encoding imidazole glycerol phosphate synthase subunit HisH translates to MSLSQPPSEALADVVIVDYGLGNLRSATRGLERAGASVTITDDPADFAAADGIVLPGVGAFREGMENAGPYREALAEAVDRGQPVFGICLGMQMLLTSSEEADHAGEGEVVGLDFVPGRNVRFDEGQKVPHMGWNQLAVEREHPLVSGVDPAAAPEREDGSGGSVDGEYAYFVHSYYAVPDDDEAVVATADHGRTFPAVIASEDGLVFGTQFHPEKSGETGLTILRNFVDICYTN
- a CDS encoding uracil-DNA glycosylase, producing MVETDGPDVCACERCPALVESRSRIVNGVGPDDAALLFVGEAPGAQEDEEGEPFVGRSGSVLDDALRDAGLARADVRITNCVRCRPPENRDPHADELDNCAEFLEAEIAHVDPDLIVTLGKVPGERLLDRSVAVTKEAGSVVDARLGGESRRVLICVHPAATLYDRSQRDGFEDAIAKAADLGGASADGGGQSRLGDY
- a CDS encoding PAS domain S-box protein, giving the protein MNNRATVDAGPGYRALFEHVSDGLLVFDPETGTVRDANDRFASMSGFDHGTLVGRHVGNLLSDGWQPDAAMRELVATARDDGATVEWRLRRRDGEPFWVELSASLAELGDEECVLTTVRDVTERKRRRDELGRFEELVEHVPTGIFRAKRDGTFVEANPTMVDLFDADAKVDLLSTPVEEIYDDADDFRAFFDALAERDMVTEKIRLRTLTGDTFWGLITVCRFEGTDGETYLDGAIKDVTETREYQQVLEEQNERLELLNRIVRHDIRNDMQLVQGMTDLLDDLSDDAEQPHLETIKTRVEHVVELTDLMDELMDALVSEADDDLEPTNLSFVLDREVREASSSYPDATIRTRGNVPLVEVTANDMLRSVFRNLLNNAIQHHDRDEPTVEVSAEVEDGWVLVQVADDGPGIDPGRRETVFGKGKKGIDSEGTGLGLYLVYTLVDHYGGAVWINDNEPRGSVFNVRLRLA
- a CDS encoding two-component system sensor histidine kinase NtrB; this encodes MRVSSLGRLIGTAVVGGLGVALMAVWYAEISGQPWWSPVTVAPFGLAVLLLAAAVWLFRSDLDGRIALRVPLTTVVGMLVFGSFGVFVAFDLLSTVTDVRSTLVVLHFVSVGGAVGVLVGLFAAKQATTIRTLRTREVSLRRSRDEYQDLFDGIGDTVLVHDTDGVIIAANDTAHDRLGYDAGQLVGRRIDVVENGSVDETDADDADSGDEADVDDRPTADRLVYETVHTTADGDTIPVEVSATFIRYDGAPAVLSVARDIAQRRASERELERKRDQLRALNRVLRHDIRNDMQIVLGLGRLLHDHVDDEGEEYLRTIIDTGEHVVELTRSSRDLARTVAGETELPLESVSLADTLQAEIDRRQEAFGHATISLEGDVPDVNVQANDLLASVFRNLLNNAIQHSDRDEPEVEVTADITRGDHTAIVRVADNGPGIVADRQETVFGKGEKGIESEGTGLGLYLVQSLIDHYGGEVWIEDNEPRGTVVVVELPIAEE
- a CDS encoding Hsp20/alpha crystallin family protein, whose translation is MQPNNYFSDFDDLFDRMTQDRWGVLGRYNRPGYESGEADFAVDIAHHDDEIVVTADVPGFEKEDFDISVDGDLLTIRAESDVESSVDEDAYVRRERRHHTMRRTIRLPADVDGEGANAIYRNGVLTVSIPVEADVDVRHIDVE
- the pheA gene encoding prephenate dehydratase, giving the protein MEAITLGPAGTYSHRAARSVADEVTFSESVTTIVEAVANGEYRRGVVPIENSIEGSVTETLDALANYDVGVVEEVVTPIRHALIAQSEEFDVVASHSQALAQCRSFLEAEYPDVTLEAVASTARGVEHAREDPSVAAIAHPDNAGDDLRVLAEDIQDRDSNATRFFAISPADERSDAGGKSTIIVNPNANYPGLLLELLEAFADRDINLSRVESRPTGDRLGDYLFHIDFEAGLYERPAREAVEEVEAIAADGWVRRLGSYDTRHVV